GAGAACACGCGATAGTCGTCGGCCGGGCGCGCCGAACGGGCATGCGGTCCCCAGATGCCTACCAGGCCGTCACGAAATTCACCGTCCTCCCAATGTGCGAGCAGCGTCCGGCGCGAGCCCTCGAAGCGAGGCATCCCGGCCAGCGGCGGCCGCGGCCGGTCCCGAAGCCACACGCTGAAGGAGGGGCCATCCATGGCAACTTCGACCGTCGCCATCGAGCTCAGGTAGTCCAGATAGATCCGCCCGTTCCGCTCATTGGGCCACACCCGCGACTCGCGCTCCGCACGCCGCTTGAACACCGCGGCGGTGAGTTTCCGGCCGTACTTGCCGATTCGCAGCCGGTAGCAATCCCGCGGCGAATTGGCGCGAAGCATGAACTCCGCCGGGCGGCCATGCACGGCAGCCAGCACGAACGCCTGTGAGTCCGCCATGGTGGCCGAAGGCATCAGCAGATGTCCGCCGGACGGCACGGCCGATGAACGCCCGTCGTAGGGCTCGATGGCGAGCCTCGCCGATTCAAAGGACCGCCACAGCGCCACGGCGTTCGGTTCGGAGAAGTCGGTTCCGAAATCGAGTCGGTTTCGGAACCACGCGACTGCGCCGGCGGCGGTAGCGGCAGTCGCCGCGGCGGAGGCGCACGCCCCGCGCAAGAATGCGCGCCGTGAATCGGCAGCCTGGCGGCGGCGTGTTTCCTCCGCCCATGAGCGAACCGGGTCGTAGTAGTCAGGCAGGTTGTTGATGGTCACGTCTGGTCCCGGGCCGGAGTGCAGGAGCGGCGTCGGACCCCTTCCCTCGGCCGTACGGTGGAAAAGGTTGAGGATGGACGGAGGAGGATCTGGGCGGGTACTCATTCCTTGTTCCTTTCCCGGTTCATCGGGCGGAATCCGATCGCCCTTTAGAGGGGTTCGCCTAGCCCGCGCCGTAGTGTCCTAGTACCTCTCTCGATTGAGGCATCTGCACCACGTCGTCCGGTGATATAATACCGCCGGACGGATTCACCGATGGAAGGACCGAGGAGATCTTTATGCATATTGGCCGACTGCCGGTAGCGACTCCCATCGCCGGCTTTATCCTGTTGACTGGCCTTGCGTTAACGTCCGCTGCGGGACCCGCCACCGAATCCGTGCCGCCGAAGAGCTTCACCGTCGCCCAGAAGCGCTGGTGGGCTTTCCAGCCCGTGGCGCCGGTCTCAGTTCCGGCCGTCAGGAAAACCGGCTGGGGGCGCAACGAGATCGATCGGTTCGTTCTCGCCAAACTCGAAGCCAATGGACTCGCGCCGAACCCCGAAGCCGACCGGCGCACTCTCCTGCGCCGTGCGAGCCTCGATCTGATCGGACTGCCGCCCACTCCAGAGGAAATGCAGGCATTCCTCGCCGATACGTCGCCCGAAGCGTGGGAGAAAGCCGTAGACCGGCTGCTGGCCTCGAAGCACTACGGGGAGCGCTGGGCCAGGCACTGGCTCGATCTCGCCCGTTATGCCGACAGCGAAGGTTTCAAGAGCGACGAAACACGCCCCAACGTGTGGCGCTATCGCGACTACGTGATCGAGTCGTTCAACGCCGACAAGCCGTATGACCGTTTCGTGCAGGAACAGATCGCCGGTGACGAGATGTTTGCGAACGATCCGCAAGCGCTCGTAGCCACCGGGTTCAACCGGCACTTCCCGGACGAGAGCAATGCCCGGAACCTGATGCAACGGCGCCAGGAACTGCTCAACGACATCACCGACGTCGTCGGGCAAACATTCATGGCGATGACGGTGGGCTGCGCGCGCTGCCACGATCACAAGTTTGATCCCATCCTGCAGAAGGATTACTACCGGCTTCAGGCGTTCTTCGCCAACACCCGGATCGACGATCATGCGGCGCTGGTCTCGCCGGAAGCCAAAGCCGAGTACGCGCGCAAGCAGGCCGTTTGGGAAGAGAAGACCCGTTCGATTCGAGACAACATGCGGGTGCTGGTTGAGCCGAAGCAGAAGGCCATGTGGAAGGAAGGCTTCGACAAGTTTCCACCCGAGATTCAGGACGCCATCATCACGCCGCCGGACAAGCGCACTCCCATCCAGTGGCACATGTACTACAAGGGCCGCCCGCAAGTGGAGTTCAGCGTGGAGGCCGCCGCAAAGAAACTCAAGGGCGACGAGGCGAAGCGCTACAAGGAACTGGCGCGGGAGCTGGCGGCGTTCGATTCGATCAAGCCGGCTGCGTTGCCCCTCGCGCAGGCGATGGTGGACAACGGCGTCGAATCGCCCAAGACACACGTACTTTCGGTGGGCGTGTACGATGCCTACAAGGAAGAAGTTCAGCCCGGATTTCTGACGATACTCGATGCCGGCGATGCGGTCGTTGCGGCCGGCGCGAATACTTCGGGCCGCCGCGCCGCGCTCGCGAAGTGGCTCACGAAAGCGGACAATCCGCTCACCTATCGCGTGATGGTGAACCGCGTGTGGCATTACCACTTCGGCCGCGGGATCTCCGGCACGCCAAGCGATTTCGGCGTGATGGGCGAGCGGCCGTCGCACCGCGAACTGCTTGACTGGCTGACGGCGCAGTTCGCCGCCGATGGTTACAGCCTCAAGAAACTCCACAAGCGGTTGCTCCTGTCGGCCACCTGGCGGCAATCGTCGGATTTCCGCGCCGAAGCGGCGAAGGCCGATCCCGATAACAAACTGCTTTGGCGCTTCAACCGCCGCCGGCTGGAGGGGGAAATCATTCGCGATTCCATGCTCTCGGTGGCGGGTATGCTCAACACGAAGATGTACGGGCGAGGCGTCTTCCCGCCGATGCCGCCGGGCGTGATCACCCGGGGCGGATGGCAGACGGAAGAGGATGAGTCGGAATCGCTCCGGCGCAGCGTTTACACCTTCGTCCGGCGCAACACGCGCTACCCGATGTTCGAGACCTTCGACATGCCGGATACACATGAGAGCTGCGCGCGGCGGAGCCTCACCGTCTCCCCGAACCAGGCGCTCGACTTGCTGAACAACGAACTCGTGGTTGGGTGGGCGCAGGCGCTCGCCAGGCGCGTTTCGAACGACGCCGGCGTTTCGGCCGAAGGCCAGGTGGAGCGCGCGTATCGCTTCACCTATGGGCGTTCGCCGGACGCTGGCGAGTTGGCCGCGGGGAGCAGTTTCCTGGCGCGGCAATCGGCGCTGGCCGGCGGACGCGACGCGGCGCTCGTGGACCTGTGCCACATGCTGCTCAACTCGAACGAATTCGTCTACCTCAACTAGGAGCGCGCCCATGCTCGACAAACTCGGACATCAATGGCCGGTTCGGTCGCGGCGGGAGTTCTTCCGGAACGCGGGCAGCGGCTTGGCCGGTATCGCTCTTGCCGGAATGGTCGCCGAGGACCAGGCTCGGGCCGCCGGCGCCGATCCGATGGCTCCTAAGCCGGGCCATCACACGCCGAAGGCGAAGTCCGTCATCTGGCTGTTCATGGAAGGCGGCCCCAGCCACATCGATCTGTTCGACCCCAAGCCGAAGCTGAACGAACTTAACGGCAAGCCGATGCCGGAATCGTTCGGCAAGCCGATCACCGCCATGGGAACGGCCGGCAACACGCTGATGGGATCCCCGCGGAAGTGGAAGCAGCATGGGCAAAGCGGACTCTGGGTCTCGGACTGGTATCCGCACATCGCCCGGCACGTGGACGATATGGCTGTGCTCCGCTCCTGCTGGGCGAACGGTTTGAATCACGTCGGCTCGGTGTGCCAGATGAACACCGGCGATATCCTCGCCGGGCGGCCGGCGCTGGGTGCGTGGGTCACCTACGGGCTCGGCAGCGCAAATCGCAATCTGCCGACGTTTGTGATCCTCCTCGACGACCGCGAGCCCGTGGGCGGCCCCAAGAACTGGAATTCAGGATTCCTGCCGGCTACGTTCCAGGGGACGCAGTTCCGACAGGGCGGCACACCGATCCTCCATCTGGCGTCGCCCAAGAATATCAGCCGCGAGCGCCAGCGCGGGAAGCTCGATTACTTGCAGCAACTGAACGAACGCTGGTCCCGCGACAAGGCCGAGGACACGGAACTCGAGGCGCGCATCCAGAGCTACGAACTCGCCTACAAGATGCAGGCCACGGCGCCGGAAGCAGTCGATATCGGCAAGGAGACCGAGGCAACGCGCTCGATGTACGGAATGGATGACGAAGCCACGCGAGCGTTCGGCGCCAACTGCCTGCTGGCGCGGCGGCTGGTGGAGCGCGGGGTTCGCTTCGTCGAGCTGTATTGCGGCTCCGGAAGCGGGTGGGACGCGCACTCGAACATCGAAGGCAACCATTCCAAGTGGTGCCGCGCTTCCGATAAACCGATCGCCGGATTGCTGACTGACCTCAAGCAGCGCGGCATGCTCGACGACACGCTTGTGGTGTGGGGCGGGGAATTCGGCCGCACGCCGTTCAACGAGAAAGGCGACGGGCGGGATCATAATCCGTGGGGATTCACGATGTTCTTCGCCGGCGGCGGCGCCAAGGGCGGCCGGACCGTCGGCGCCACCGACGAGATCGGCCTGCGCGCAGTGGAGCGGCCGGCGCACGTCCACGACATCCACGCCTCGATCCTGCACCTGCTTGGGCTGGATCACATCAAGCTCACCTACCTGCACAACGGCCGGGCTGAGCGGCCCACCATTGTCGGCGGCGCGCTGATCCCCGAGATTTGGACCTAGTCTAGGATCCTAAACGATCAACATACAGTCGCCGTAGGAGAAGAACCGGTATCCGTCGGCCACGGCCGCCGCGTATGCCTCCTTCATCAGCTCAGTCCCGCCGAAAGCGCACACGAGGACGAACAGGCTCGATTTCGGCAGGTGGAAGTTGGTGAGCATGGCTCCGGTGTGCCGGAAGTCGAACCCGGGCCGGATGAACAGCGATGTTTCGCCCGAGCCTGGGATCGTTCCCGCTGTTTCGAGTGTGCGCACTACCGTCGTTCCCACGGCAACCAGCCGCCGGGCCGCGCGCATCGCCGCCGCCGATTCGTCGGAAATCGAGTATGTCTCCGAGTGCAGTGCCACCTCGTCGAGGTTTTGGCTCCGCAGCGGTTGGAACGTGCCGAGACCCACATGCAGCGTCACGCGCGCCGTGCTCGGGCATGCGGCGAGAATCTCCGGTGTGAAGTGGAGGCCGGCGGTGGGCGCCGCCACGGACCCTCGTTCGCGCGCGAACACTGTCTGGTAACGCTCACGGTCGGACGCGGCGTCGTCTCGCCGGATGTAGGGCGGGAGCGGGACGTGCCCGATGGTTTCCACTGTCTCCCAGAAGCCGCCCGCCGCCGTGAAGCGCAGCGTGCGCTCGCCGTGTCCATCGCGTCCGAGGACCGTGGCCGATAGTCCGCCGTCGAACTCGACGGTGTCGCCAGTGCGGACCTTGCGGCCTGGGTGAACCAGACAAAGCCAGGTGAGCCCATCGGCGACGCTTGCCACCGGACGTACCAGGAAGACCTCGACGCGGCCCTCGAAGCCCGGCCGCCGGCCGATGAGCCGGGCAGGAAAGACCCGTGACTCGTTGAGCACTACGCAGTCTCCAGGATGGAGATGGCTCGTGAAATCGCGGAACTGTTGGTGAGACCACGTGCCCGCCGCCCGATCCACCACGAGCATACGCGACGCGGCGCGGTCGGTGAGCGGTTGCTGTGCGATGAGTTCGGGAGGCAGCGTGAAGTCGAAATCGGCGAGTGACTGCAATTCGCTAGGTTAACGCAGCGCTCCGATCCGGGTCCGCATATAATCGGGACCAATGAAAGCACGTGCGTTAACCCTGGGCATGGCAGCGGCGATGCTGGTCGCGGTGGTGGCGCGTGACCATCGCGCAAGCCAAGCCGCGCAGCGCGACACAACAACATGGGGCGCAGCCGAACCGTCCTGGTCGCCAGACGGCCGACGGCTGGCGTTCACTCTATTCGGGTCCATCTGGACCGTCGCGGCCGATGGCGGCGAAGCCACGCAGGTCTCGAGCGGCGATAGCTATCACGCGCACCCGGCGTGGTCTCCTAAGGACGCACAGATCGCTTTCATCGCCGGTGCGCCGCCTGCCGGTGTTCTTCCAACCATCCGTGGCGCCCTGCGGATCGTCGACGGCGAGTCCGGCGTGGAGCGAACGATCTCCTTGCCGCACGAAACAGCCGGCACGCCGTCGTGGTCGCCGGACGGGACCGAGATCGCCATCCCGCTCAACGTGCCCGACACGGGGGCGCAGATCCATATCGTACGCGTGGCCGAAGGTTCCGTCCGCCGGGCCCAGGAGCGTTCGCAAAGAGGCAGGACCGGGTCCTGGTTCTACACCGCCTGGGCGCCGGCCACCGATCTCTTCTGGACCGGCCAGCAGTTCGCCGCGGTCCAGAACGGCTCCCAGAAGTTCGGCGCGCCGCAGGTTTGGACGATGCCTCCCGGAGACAACCCCATCCGCATTCAGCTTCCGCTCACCTCCTATCGTCTTGGCGACATCGCGCAGCTTCAATCCATCGCCACTCTCGCCGGCGGAGAGGCCGTGTACTCGGCGGTGATCGTCAACGGAAAGGGCGACCGCGAACTCTACCGCGTCACGCGCGGCTCGGCGCCTTCCGCGATCACCAATTCGCCGCGCGACGAGTTCTCGCCAGCGGTTTCGCCCGATGGGAAAACGCTCGCCTTCGAATCGAACCGCCTCGGAAATCTCGACCTGTTTACCGTGCCGCTGGCCGGGGGCGAAGCCCGGCATGTGCGAATCACGGGTCTACGGTTCCGCGCGGCATACGCTCGCGTGCGGATTCGCGTCACCGACGAAACCGGTCAGCCCGCGCGGGCGCGGTTGTTCGTGAGGGCCTCTGACGATCGGGCCTATGCGCCTCCGGGTGCACCGGTGTTCTACTACAGCCTCGAGCCCGGCCGCGGCCGCGAAGGCTTTTTTCTCTCGAGCGGAGACGACGAGTTGATCCTCCCGGCCGGCCGCCTGCAGCTAACGGCGCTCAAGGGCATCGAGTATCGCATCGAGGACCGAAGCGTCGACCTCGCACCCGGCCAGACCACGGAACTTTCCATCGCCATGGCCCGCTGGACTAACTGGAACCAGAAAGGCTGGTATACCGGTGAGAACCACTTCCACGCCAACTACAACGGAAGCTACTACCAGCGGCCGCCGGACTCGCTCGACTGGCTCGAGGCCGAAGACCTGAACGCCGCCAACATGATCGTCGCCAATTCGGAAGGCGCCTTCGTCCACGACAAGGAGTTTTTCACTGGCGGCGTCAGTACCGCTTCGAAGCCGCGCTTCCAGCTCTATTGGGGTCAGGAGTACCGCAATTCGGATCCACTCGGCCACATGGCGTTCCTGAATATCAAAGCGCAGGTTCCGCCGTCGTTCACCAGTGTCGTGGGCAGCAACTCACCCTATGATTTTCCGTTGAACACGATGGCTGCGATCGAGGCCCGCAAACAGGGCGGCGTGGTGGTGTACGTTCACCCGATGTCCGGCGCGATCTTCGATCCGATGGACACCAACCTCGGGGCCAAGGAGGCTCCGCTCACGGCCGCGCTCGACGCCATGGACGCCATCGACATCATGCCCTACGGTCCGGCCGCATTCGAGATGTGGTACCGCCTGCTCAACAGCGGATTCCGCATCGCGCCCGGCGCAGGCACCGACGTCTTCACTAATTGGCGCGGCATCAACCGCATTCCTGGACTTTCCCGCCAGTACGTGGAAACCGGGACCGCGTTCAACTGGGCCCGATGGATTGAGCGCTATCGCGCTGGCCGCGTCTTTGTCACGAACGGGCCACTCCTCGAGTTCAACGTGAACGGCCAGGGCATGGGTTCGGTGATACAAGCCGCCAGTACGCCCTACCGCGCAAAACTCTCGACTTCGGTCTCTGGGCGCGATCCGGTGGAACTGGTGGAGTTGATTCGCAATGGTGAGGTGATCGAATCGTCGAAGCCCGCGGCGGGCGCGGCGACGCACCGGATCGAAAAAGAGGTGATGGTGGATCGCAGTTCGTGGTTTGCCGTCCGCGTCACCGGCCGCCCGGCGCGCGGGCTGAACGAGCCCCTTCGCGCGCATTCGGCTCCCGTATGGGTGGAAGCGGACCGTCGGCCGGTGCTCATCCGCGACGACGTAGAGTTGATGATCCGCTGGCTGGAGCGATTCTGGGCGTACCTCGAAGAGCGTGACAACTTCGGACCGGGCGACAATCGCCGCCGGGCGCGCGCGATGTGGGAGCAGGGCATCGCTCACTTCCGGGCCAAGCTGGAACAAGCGCGCTAACCGGCCACGCCCCGGTAGAATGGCAGATTGCGCATCCTCGGCATTGAGAGTTCGTGCGACGAGACGGCGGCGGCAGTCGTGGAAGACGGCCGGCGGGTACTTGCGAGCGTCGTCGCTTCGCAGCTCGACGTCCACGCGCGATACGGCGGCGTAGTCCCCGAACTGGCCTCCCGCGAACACCTGCGCGCCATTGTCCCGGTGGTGCGAGAAGCGATGGAACGCGCCGGATGCGCTTGGGGCGATCTTGCCGCCATCGCCGTCACTGAGGGGCCCGGACTGGTCGGGTCGCTGCTCGTCGGCGTCACCTATGCCAAGGCGCTCTGCTTCGCGCGCGGCCTGCCGCTCATTGGAGTGAACCATGTCGAGGGGCATATCCATGCGGTAGTGATGGAAGCGCATCCGGTTCCGCTGCCGGCGGTGGCGTTGGTTGTGAGCGGTGGGCACACGCATTTGTTCGAAGTGAGCGAAGGGTTCCGCTACCGGCTGCTTGGCCGCACCCGCGACGACGCGGCGGGCGAAGCCTACGACAAAGTCGCCAAGCTTCTTGGCTATGGGTATCCGGGCGGACCCATCCTCGACGCGCTCGCCCCCTGTGGCGATGCGCACGCCATCCGGTTCACCGTCGCAAAGATGAAGGGTAACGATCTCGACTTCAGCTTCTCCGGACTGAAGACCGCCGTCCTGCGCTGGGTGGAGGCGCGGGACATGACCGGGGAGATTGCAGCGCGCAAAGCCATCGGACGAACGGACCTCGAGGGCTGGCGGGTCGCCTCGCCCCAGTCCACGCTCGACCTGATCGCGTCCTTCCAGGCCGCCGTCATCGAAGAGCTCCTGCGCCGCACCGCGCAGGCGGTAGAAGAAACTGGCGCGACGTCGGCGATCGTCTCCGGAGGCGTTGCCTGCAACGCGGGCCTCCGTGCCGCCGCCTCTTCGCGCATCGGCGCGCCCGTCTATTTCCCTACGCCCGGGCTCTCTACCGACAACGCCGCCATGATCGCCGCCGCCGCGTTCCCGAAGTTCGCCCGTGGAGATTTTGCCGGATGGGATCTGCGCGCCAAGGCCAACCTGAGTCTGACATAATCTCGTAGTTATGATTGCGAAGAGAATGTTCCTCGCGCTCGCGGTGTGCGGCGCGCTGCAAGCCGCCGTCCAGGATGTTCAGCTCAACGAGCGCTTCGATCTGGCCGGCGGAAAGGCGTTCGGTAAGACCGGTCCATATGAGACGTTGACGGGCAAGGTGTACTTCGCCGTGGACCCGAAGGCGGCTGCCAACGCAATGATCGCGGATATCGAACTGGCGCCTCGCAACGAAGCCGGCCTGGTGGAGTTCGCCGCCGATTTCTACGTCATCAAACCGCGCGACCCGGCTAGCGGAAATGGCACGATTCTGTACGAAGTGTCCAACCGTGGGAACAAGGGCCTCCTCTCCATGTTCGATCGCGGCGCCAGTGGATCGCTCGACCCACGTACCGCGGCCGCGCTCGGCGATAGCTTCCTGCTCGAGCAGGGCTACACGCTCGTCTGGCTCGGCTGGCAATGGGACGTCCCCACAGACCGCGCTGAGAAGCTTCGCCTCTTTGCTCCCGTGGTGAAGGGCATCAGCGGCAAGGTCCGCTCTGAGATCCTCGTCGACTCGCGAACCACCGAGCATTCGCTGGCCGACCGTAATCACATCGCCTATCGCGTGACGGAGCCGGCCACCGCGGCGATGACCGTCCGCGATCGCTGCGACTCCGAGCGTCGTCCGGTTTCGAAGGACGCCTGGAAGTTCACCGGCGACGGTACGGGAGTGATCATGCCCGCCGGATTCGAGCCCGGCCTGATCTATGAGGTGGTCTATACGACGACCGATCCGGTGGTGATGGGCCTCGGCCCGGCGGCGGTTCGCGATTTCATTTCTTATCTCAAGTATGGATCGCCAGCGGCTGGAAGAGCGGCACTTGGCGACCAACGCCGCTTTCTGAAACGTGCCGTGGGCTTCGGCACATCGCAAAGCGGCCGCTTCCTGCGGACGTTTCTCTATTACGGATTCAACGCCGACGAGGCCGGCAAGCAGGTCTTCGATGGAGTGTGGGCCCACGTGGCCGGCGCCGGGCGGGGAAGCTTCAACCATCGCTTCGCGCAGCCGTCGCGCGACGGCCATCCCCACATGAACTGCCTCTACCCGACCGACATCTTTCCGTTTACCGACGAAACCGAGACGGACGACGTCACCGGCTGGTCCGGTTCGATTCTCGCAAAGGCTCGTGAAAAGAACGTGGTGCCGAAGATCTTCTATACCAACGGTTCATATGAGTATTGGGGCCGTGCGGCGGCGCTGATCCATTCCTCATTGGACGGCCGGAAGGACGTATCGCTCGCCGCCGATACGCGTGCCTACTTCATTGCCGGGACCCAACACGGCGCGGGCTCATTTCCCCCCAACCAGCGGACCACGGCAAATCCGTCCAACGTGAACGACTACCGCTGGCACATGCGGGCGCTCCTGGTGGCGATGAACGCCTGGGTGTCGGAGGGCAAGGCGCCGCCGGCGTCGCAAATCCCGTTGGCCGGTAGGGATCAGTTGGTAACCGTCGGTGCGATCAACTGGCCAAAGATCCCCGGAAGCCACCTTCCGGAGCGGCCGCAGCGATCCTGGCGCGCTGACTACGGTCCGGAATTCATGACCAAGGGCATAGTGACCGAGGATCCACCGAAGCTCGGTAAGCCGTTCGCGGCGGTGGTGCCGCAGGTCGACCGGGATGGAAACGAGACCTCCGGCATCCGTGCGCCGATGCTCCAGGTTCCGCTCGCCACGCTCACCGGGTGGAATCTCCGCACCAAAGAGGTCGGCGCGGAAAACGAAATCTACAGCATGGTCGGTTCTACGTTCCGGTTTCCAAGAACGAAGGCGGAACGGACCCGCACGAAGGACCCGCGCCCCTCGATCGAAGAACGCTACAAGGGCAAAGACGACTATCTGTCGAAATACCGCGCCGCCGCCGAGAAACTGGCGGACGACGGATACCTCCTGCGGAGCGACTTGGAGGATGTGGTGAAGGTGGGCGGCGCGTATTGGGATTGGGCGACCTCCGCCCAATAGCGGGTAGACTGAGTACAGAATGCATCCTAGAGCCGGCGAGCAGCCGCTTGCAGCGCCCATTCCGGGCATCGAAAAGATTATCGCCGTCGGATCCGGCAAGGGCGGCGTGGGAAAAACGACGGTTTCGGTGAATCTCGCCATCGCCTTGTCGAGGCTGGGCCGCCGAGTCGGCCTCCTCGACGCCGACGTGTATGGACCCAACGTGCCGCGCATGCTCGGCATGGAGGGGGCGCCGCATGCCGTGGACAATCGCATTGTGCCGCTCGAGAAGAGCGGGCTCAAAGTGCTTTCAATGGGGTTCCTCAACCCCGGCGACAAGCCCGTTGTGTGGCGCGGACCGATGCTGCACAGCGTGATGCAGCAGTTCCTACACGGCACCGACTGGGGTGAGCTCGACTACCTGATCATCGACCTTCCGCCGGGCACTGGCGACGTGGCGTTGTCGCTCGCGCAAACGGCGCCCGTTTCCGGAGCCATTGTGGTGACGACGCCGTCCGAGGTGTCGCTCGAGGATGCGCGCAAGGCCGTGAACATGTTCCGTCAGTTCCGCGTGGATGTGCTGGGCGTGGTCGAGAACATGAGCTATCTGCTGGCTCCGCAGTCCAAGGAGCGGATCGACGTGTTCGGCTCCGGCGGCGCGGTGCGCCTCGCCGGTGCGATGGGGATCCCGGTGCTCGCGGAACTGGCGTTGGACCCGGCCGTCCGCTCCGGCGGCGATACCGGCAAGCCAGTTGCGTTCGGCGACGCGCCGGCCTTCGAGGAGTTGGCGCGGACAGTGGACTCACGGGCGGGGCAGTCCGCCGCCAAAGGCCCGTCGATGGTGGTGGAAGACTAACTCTAGCTCGGCCAGCACGGCGTTTCGCCGGCGATTCGATGATGTGGAAGTCGAGATCGATGGCGGTGGCTAGTTGACATAATATACGTTATCGGTAACCGTGGCGACCGGCCGGGGTATTGATTAACGAATGGTAATTCATGTATACTCATTCAGTCTGGCTCCACCAGCACAGGGGTATCAATGAGTCTTCGATCCGCGATCCTGATCCTGGCCTCCGTTTCGGCCTCTCTCCACGCACAAACCCGCATCACCGGCACCGTCACTGACGACTCCGGCGCGGTCGTCGTCGGCGCGGTGGTTACCGCGCGAAACGTGGAAACAGGAATCACCACAAACGCCGACTCCACCGCCACCGGCGTCTACACCATCTCGTTCCTCAATCCGGGCCGCTACGAGATCCTTTGCGAGATGTCCGGCTTCAAGCGCTTTTCGCGATCCGGCGTAGTCCTCGAGACCGGCACCACCTCCACCATTGACATCCAGCTCCAGCTTGGCCAGGTCTCGGAGACGGTCAGCGTGGAGGCTTCGGTCCCACTGCTCGAGAGCGAGTCAAGCTCTGTCGGCCAGTTGATCGAGAACAAGTTCATCCTCAACATGCCGATCCAATCCCGCCGGAGCGCCGCGCTGGTCCGCCTGATGGGCAACATCAGCTACCGCTCCGAAGACGGCGGCGAGGCGGTACCCAAGTTCTCCATGGCCGGCGGACGCAGCCAGAACCAGATGTGGGCGCTCGACGGCGGCGTCACGCAAAACATGGCCATCGGCGTGGCGCAGCTTTCGCTCAATCCTCCAAACGAAGCCCTCCAGGAATTCAAGGCGATCTCGAACAACT
This DNA window, taken from Bryobacteraceae bacterium, encodes the following:
- a CDS encoding alpha/beta hydrolase domain-containing protein; this encodes MIAKRMFLALAVCGALQAAVQDVQLNERFDLAGGKAFGKTGPYETLTGKVYFAVDPKAAANAMIADIELAPRNEAGLVEFAADFYVIKPRDPASGNGTILYEVSNRGNKGLLSMFDRGASGSLDPRTAAALGDSFLLEQGYTLVWLGWQWDVPTDRAEKLRLFAPVVKGISGKVRSEILVDSRTTEHSLADRNHIAYRVTEPATAAMTVRDRCDSERRPVSKDAWKFTGDGTGVIMPAGFEPGLIYEVVYTTTDPVVMGLGPAAVRDFISYLKYGSPAAGRAALGDQRRFLKRAVGFGTSQSGRFLRTFLYYGFNADEAGKQVFDGVWAHVAGAGRGSFNHRFAQPSRDGHPHMNCLYPTDIFPFTDETETDDVTGWSGSILAKAREKNVVPKIFYTNGSYEYWGRAAALIHSSLDGRKDVSLAADTRAYFIAGTQHGAGSFPPNQRTTANPSNVNDYRWHMRALLVAMNAWVSEGKAPPASQIPLAGRDQLVTVGAINWPKIPGSHLPERPQRSWRADYGPEFMTKGIVTEDPPKLGKPFAAVVPQVDRDGNETSGIRAPMLQVPLATLTGWNLRTKEVGAENEIYSMVGSTFRFPRTKAERTRTKDPRPSIEERYKGKDDYLSKYRAAAEKLADDGYLLRSDLEDVVKVGGAYWDWATSAQ
- a CDS encoding Mrp/NBP35 family ATP-binding protein; its protein translation is MHPRAGEQPLAAPIPGIEKIIAVGSGKGGVGKTTVSVNLAIALSRLGRRVGLLDADVYGPNVPRMLGMEGAPHAVDNRIVPLEKSGLKVLSMGFLNPGDKPVVWRGPMLHSVMQQFLHGTDWGELDYLIIDLPPGTGDVALSLAQTAPVSGAIVVTTPSEVSLEDARKAVNMFRQFRVDVLGVVENMSYLLAPQSKERIDVFGSGGAVRLAGAMGIPVLAELALDPAVRSGGDTGKPVAFGDAPAFEELARTVDSRAGQSAAKGPSMVVED